A genomic stretch from Diachasmimorpha longicaudata isolate KC_UGA_2023 chromosome 2, iyDiaLong2, whole genome shotgun sequence includes:
- the LOC135159789 gene encoding uncharacterized protein LOC135159789 produces MGKRKYYSSEEEDYWKEKVRRLQDELEDVLDRKIKKGRRDDKHKRAKGSHSRHRAYSRSGDRSRRSKRSYTRYYNRSYSRSISPAFRPARPASSESTCSSDDVKSIRSVENPQNSQQIVQIQNSLPEVGDSTPGNLPTIQTTVVPRAQTDVNLTSTSNVVVAETPLQTDELEAIGDKVIKSRELAPAAHSEVLDRFGLLEIIKKGLPIDERKNLAGKFLLPSNCLFLDPPKLNGSVKSSIQDTILKRDTRIIEKQSKVAMGLSGLMQICSLVLKLPVSEEKSALLSTLTGVTRIVTDIQHDETCIRRNLLLKNVNASMRDTLLSTIPDEWLFGTDVEEKVKAAKAMALVTNALKPHPHQGQANVTPKNGKSLLRGSTTTNHQSSASGGHKNRSFPKNKSTSNSRAPRKSSSQPNPRFKKY; encoded by the exons atgggaaaaagaaaatattattcatcaGAAGAAGAGGACTATTGGAAGGAAAAAGTACGACGACTACAAGACGAGCTAGAGGACGTTCTGGACAGGAAAATTAAGAAGG GTCGAAGAGATGATAAGCATAAACGTGCGAAGGGATCACATTCACGTCACCGAGCCTACTCTCGTTCAGGGGACCGATCACGTCGATCAAAACGCTCATACACTCGTTATTATAACCGCAGTTATTCGAGAAGTATATCACCAGCGTTCAGACCCGCCAGACCCGCTTCCTCTGAATCCACGTGCAGTTCAGACGACGTCAAATCGATTCGTTCAGTGGAAAATCCTCAGAATTCCCAACAAATTGTTCAGATACAAAATTCCCTTCCTGAGGTGGGAGACTCAACGCCAGGGAATCTGCCAACAATCCAGACGACTGTTGTGCCCCGAGCCCAAACAGATGTTAACCTAACCTCTACATCCAATGTTGTTGTTGCTGAAACACCATTACAAACAGATGAGCTAGAAGCGATTGGCGATAAGGTTATCAAAAGTAGAGAGTTAGCCCCAGCTGCACACTCTGAGGTTCTCGACAGATTCGGATTACtggagataattaaaaaaggTTTGCCTATAGATGAACGGAAAAATCTGGCAGGTAAATTTCTACTCCCCAGCAACTGCTTGTTCCTCGATCCCCCAAAATTAAATGGGAGTGTTAAATCGTCGATACAAGACACAATCCTTAAAAGAGACACTCGAATTATCGAGAAACAGAGTAAAGTAGCTATGGGCCTGAGTGGTCTGATGCAAATCTGTTCCCTGGTATTGAAGTTACCGGTAAGTGAAGAAAAGTCAGCACTACTCTCCACTCTCACGGGGGTCACTCGCATAGTCACAGATATTCAACACGATGAGACGTGTATTCGTCGTAATTTATTGTTGAAAAACGTGAATGCATCCATGAGAGATACTTTGCTGTCAACGATCCCAGATGAGTGGCTTTTTGGAACTGATGTGGAGGAAAAGGTTAAGGCGGCCAAGGCAATGGCATTGGTTACAAATGCTCTGAAACCACATCCACACCAGGGACAGGCTAATGTTACTCCAAAAAACGGGAAGAGCCTGCTGCGTGGATCGACGACGACAAATCACCAATCATCGGCGTCAGGCGGGCACAAAAATCGATCTTTTCCAaagaacaaatcgacttcgaACTCCAGGGCCCCTCGGAAATCCTCCAGCCAGCCCAACCCCCGATTCAAGAAGTATTAG